A region from the Lemur catta isolate mLemCat1 chromosome 7, mLemCat1.pri, whole genome shotgun sequence genome encodes:
- the GATD1 gene encoding glutamine amidotransferase-like class 1 domain-containing protein 1 isoform X3 has translation MASATFNLQVATPGGKPMDFVGVTESNARWVQDFRLKAYASPAKLESIDGARYHALLIPSCPGALVDLASSGSLARILQHFHAESKPICAVGHGVAALCCATNEDRSWVFHGYSLTGPPVCELVRAPGFARLPLIVEDFVKDSGASFSASEPDATHVVLDRHLVTGQNASSTVPAVQNLLFLCGSRK, from the exons GGCAAGCCCATGGACTTCGTGGGTGTGACTGAGAGCAACGCACGCTGGGTGCAAGACTTCCGCCTGAAGGCCTACGCCAGCCCTGCGAAGCTTGAGTCCATCGACG GTGCCCGGTACCATGCCCTCCTGATCCCCAGCTGCCCTGGGGCCCTGGTCGACCTGGCCAGCAGCGGGTCCCTGGCCCGCATCCTGCAGCACTTCCACGCTGAGAGCA AGCCCATCTGTGCGGTTGGTCACGGCGTCGCCGCCCTGTGCTGTGCCACCAATGAGGACAGATCCTGGGTGTTCCATGGCTATAGCCTGACGGGG CCCCCGGTGTGTGAGCTTGTCAGGGCCCCTGGCTTCGCCCGCCTGCCGCTCATCGTGGAGGACTTTGTGAAGGACTCGGGCGCCAGCTTCAGTG CTAGCGAGCCCGATGCCACGCATGTCGTGCTGGACCGCCACCTCGTCACGGGCCAGAACGCCAGCTCCACCGTCCCTGCCGTACAGAACCTGCTCTTCCTCTGCGGCAGCCG GAAATGA